A DNA window from Salvelinus sp. IW2-2015 linkage group LG4q.1:29, ASM291031v2, whole genome shotgun sequence contains the following coding sequences:
- the ptpn5 gene encoding tyrosine-protein phosphatase non-receptor type 5 isoform X1 translates to MTRRLSSSTRSQTEDSVFLKPDEDPIWLDDTPTTDGDPSQPGDGPPGLDEPPGPGTGPPGPQRHPEKLWRDKFYTIVMGMHWCAVFCTISQITGYWAFFVVDGNRLFSAFYKSLQLLDFYLGVLLSFNPVFGVDQSLCVMVEVEKTNNYWVLQATEGIGMAIIVFMIMRTVCKLAYGDAWWSAAMVADHGDRRQSVSRQPSFTLSEWTDAQEDLMDLEAEPQTPIFDLGLDTRTEGDITTLSVTPVGLQERRGSNVSLTLDMCSPGCTEPYGYGAQLSPRDQTAKEYLREGTNTLTPSQLHTRAIDDQALQAEFYETPMNFVDPKEYNYPGLVRKNRYKTILPNAHSRVILRTADEEEFLSTYINANYLQGYGGEERAYIATQGPTVNTVGDFWRMVWQERCPIIVMITNLEEKNEKCAEYWPEDSVTHEGIEIKVVTVTQEDDYSLRVFTLKFDGEERSLRQYWYTSWPDQKTPDKAPPLLELVEEVEQARAEAPPTSGPVIVHCSAGIGRTGCFIATSILCKQLRSEGVVDILRTTCQLRLDRGGMIQTGEQYQFVHHVLSLYEKQLSHTAEE, encoded by the exons ATGACCAGACGACTGAGCAGCTCGACCCGTTCCCAGACGGAGGACTCCGTCTTCCTAAAGCCAGACGAAGACCCCATATGGCTGGATGACACTCCAACGACAGACGGCGACCCCTCTCAACCAGGAGATGGCCCCCCGGGCCTTGATGAACCCCCAGGACCAGGGACAGGTCCCCCAGGGCCCCAGAGACACCCAGAAAAACTGTGGAGGGACAAGTTTTACACCATCGTCATGGGGATGCACTGGTGTGCCGTGTTCTGCACAATCTCCCAAATCACG GGTTATTGGGCCTTCTTCGTGGTGGATGGTAATAGGCTTTTCTCAGCCTTCTACAAATCCCTGCAGCTCCTCGACTTCTACCTGGGCGTCCTCCTATcattcaaccctgtgtttggAGTGGAC CAGTCCCTGTGCGTGATGGTGGAGGTGGAGAAAACCAATAACTACTGGGTCCTACAGGCCACCGAAGGCATTGGCATGGCTATCATTGTCTTCATG ATCATGCGCACTGTGTGTAAGTTGGCgtacggtgatgcatggtggtcaGCGGCGATGGTGGCTGACCATGGGGACAGACGTCAGTCGGTGAGTCGCCAGCCTTCCTTCACCCTGTCGGAGTGGACAGACGCCCAGGAGGACCTGATGGACCTGGAAGCTGAACCCCAGACCCCCATCTTTGACCTGGGCCTGGACACCAGGACAGAGGGGGACATCACCACCCTCTCTGTTACACCGGTGGGCCTGCAGGAGAG gaggggCTCCAACGTGTCTCTGACCCTGGACATGTGTTCTCCTGGCTGTACGGAGCCCTATGGCTACGGAGCCCAGCTCTCCCCCAGAGACCAGACTGCCAAGGAGTACCTGAGGGAGGGAACAAACACTCTCACCCCTAGCCAGCTCCACACACGCGCTATAGACGACCAGGCCCTACAGGCTGAGTTCTAT GAAACTCCCATGAACTTTGTGGACCCAAAGGAATATAACTACCCGGGCCTGGTGAGGAAGAACCGCTACAAGACCATCCTCCCCA ACGCACACAGCAGAGTGATACTCCGGACAGCAGATGAAGAGGAGTTCCTCAGTACCTACATCAACGCTAACTACCTACAG GGTTACGGGGGTGAGGAGCGGGCGTACATCGCTACCCAGGGTCCTACAGTCAACACAGTGGGAGACTTCTGGAGGATGGTGTGGCAGGAACGCTGTCCCATCATCGTCATGATCACTAACCTAGAGGAGAAGAATgag AAATGTGCAGAGTACTGGCCTGAGGACTCTGTGACCCACGAGGGCATCGAGATCAAGGTTGTCACGGTAACCCAGGAGGACGACTACAGCCTGAGGGTCTTCACTCTGAAG tttgaTGGAGAGGAGCGCAGCCTCAGGCAGTACTGGTACACCTCCTGGCCTGACCAGAAGACCCCAGACAAAGCCCCGCCCCTCCTGGAGCTGGTAGAGGAAGTGGAGCAGGCCAGAGCGGAAGCTCCGCCCACCAGCGGCCCTGTCATCGTCCACTGCAG TGCTGGGATAGGTCGGACAGGCTGTTTCATCGCCACCTCCATCCTGTGTAAACAGCTGAGGAGTGAGGGCGTGGTCGACATCCTGAGGACCACCTGCCAGCTCCGCCTCGACAG aggcGGGATGATCCAGACGGGTGAGCAGTACCAGTTTGTGCACCACGTCCTCAGCCTGTACGAGAAGCAGCTGTCCCACACTGCAGAGGAGTAG
- the ptpn5 gene encoding tyrosine-protein phosphatase non-receptor type 5 isoform X2: protein MTRRLSSSTRSQTEDSVFLKPDEDPIWLDDTPTTDGDPSQPGDGPPGLDEPPGPGTGPPGPQRHPEKLWRDKFYTIVMGMHWCAVFCTISQITGYWAFFVVDGNRLFSAFYKSLQLLDFYLGVLLSFNPVFGVDSLCVMVEVEKTNNYWVLQATEGIGMAIIVFMIMRTVCKLAYGDAWWSAAMVADHGDRRQSVSRQPSFTLSEWTDAQEDLMDLEAEPQTPIFDLGLDTRTEGDITTLSVTPVGLQERRGSNVSLTLDMCSPGCTEPYGYGAQLSPRDQTAKEYLREGTNTLTPSQLHTRAIDDQALQAEFYETPMNFVDPKEYNYPGLVRKNRYKTILPNAHSRVILRTADEEEFLSTYINANYLQGYGGEERAYIATQGPTVNTVGDFWRMVWQERCPIIVMITNLEEKNEKCAEYWPEDSVTHEGIEIKVVTVTQEDDYSLRVFTLKFDGEERSLRQYWYTSWPDQKTPDKAPPLLELVEEVEQARAEAPPTSGPVIVHCSAGIGRTGCFIATSILCKQLRSEGVVDILRTTCQLRLDRGGMIQTGEQYQFVHHVLSLYEKQLSHTAEE from the exons ATGACCAGACGACTGAGCAGCTCGACCCGTTCCCAGACGGAGGACTCCGTCTTCCTAAAGCCAGACGAAGACCCCATATGGCTGGATGACACTCCAACGACAGACGGCGACCCCTCTCAACCAGGAGATGGCCCCCCGGGCCTTGATGAACCCCCAGGACCAGGGACAGGTCCCCCAGGGCCCCAGAGACACCCAGAAAAACTGTGGAGGGACAAGTTTTACACCATCGTCATGGGGATGCACTGGTGTGCCGTGTTCTGCACAATCTCCCAAATCACG GGTTATTGGGCCTTCTTCGTGGTGGATGGTAATAGGCTTTTCTCAGCCTTCTACAAATCCCTGCAGCTCCTCGACTTCTACCTGGGCGTCCTCCTATcattcaaccctgtgtttggAGTGGAC TCCCTGTGCGTGATGGTGGAGGTGGAGAAAACCAATAACTACTGGGTCCTACAGGCCACCGAAGGCATTGGCATGGCTATCATTGTCTTCATG ATCATGCGCACTGTGTGTAAGTTGGCgtacggtgatgcatggtggtcaGCGGCGATGGTGGCTGACCATGGGGACAGACGTCAGTCGGTGAGTCGCCAGCCTTCCTTCACCCTGTCGGAGTGGACAGACGCCCAGGAGGACCTGATGGACCTGGAAGCTGAACCCCAGACCCCCATCTTTGACCTGGGCCTGGACACCAGGACAGAGGGGGACATCACCACCCTCTCTGTTACACCGGTGGGCCTGCAGGAGAG gaggggCTCCAACGTGTCTCTGACCCTGGACATGTGTTCTCCTGGCTGTACGGAGCCCTATGGCTACGGAGCCCAGCTCTCCCCCAGAGACCAGACTGCCAAGGAGTACCTGAGGGAGGGAACAAACACTCTCACCCCTAGCCAGCTCCACACACGCGCTATAGACGACCAGGCCCTACAGGCTGAGTTCTAT GAAACTCCCATGAACTTTGTGGACCCAAAGGAATATAACTACCCGGGCCTGGTGAGGAAGAACCGCTACAAGACCATCCTCCCCA ACGCACACAGCAGAGTGATACTCCGGACAGCAGATGAAGAGGAGTTCCTCAGTACCTACATCAACGCTAACTACCTACAG GGTTACGGGGGTGAGGAGCGGGCGTACATCGCTACCCAGGGTCCTACAGTCAACACAGTGGGAGACTTCTGGAGGATGGTGTGGCAGGAACGCTGTCCCATCATCGTCATGATCACTAACCTAGAGGAGAAGAATgag AAATGTGCAGAGTACTGGCCTGAGGACTCTGTGACCCACGAGGGCATCGAGATCAAGGTTGTCACGGTAACCCAGGAGGACGACTACAGCCTGAGGGTCTTCACTCTGAAG tttgaTGGAGAGGAGCGCAGCCTCAGGCAGTACTGGTACACCTCCTGGCCTGACCAGAAGACCCCAGACAAAGCCCCGCCCCTCCTGGAGCTGGTAGAGGAAGTGGAGCAGGCCAGAGCGGAAGCTCCGCCCACCAGCGGCCCTGTCATCGTCCACTGCAG TGCTGGGATAGGTCGGACAGGCTGTTTCATCGCCACCTCCATCCTGTGTAAACAGCTGAGGAGTGAGGGCGTGGTCGACATCCTGAGGACCACCTGCCAGCTCCGCCTCGACAG aggcGGGATGATCCAGACGGGTGAGCAGTACCAGTTTGTGCACCACGTCCTCAGCCTGTACGAGAAGCAGCTGTCCCACACTGCAGAGGAGTAG